In a genomic window of Curtobacterium sp. MCBD17_035:
- a CDS encoding MFS transporter, translating to MTSSTERRGWLSVLSVALGSFVLVLSEFLPIGLLPAIARGLHVDIGTAGLMVVATGLTGAVAAPVVTVATSRVDRRVVLVALTALLVVADALAAVAPSFWVLLVARMLLGVGIGGFWSIGAGIAGRLVAPSAVIRATSFITAGISVATVVSLPLGAFVSSLASWRLAFVIGGGLGVVALGLQVAMLPRIPATQAVRFATLGGLLRIPRARVGLIAAVFLFVAQFAAYTYVSPYLEQMVRVDADTVTIALLVFGIAGIIGNFAAGWTLSRSVIGTIGVAKAVLAASVVLLPLAAQSVVAVFVLLAVWGFVWGALPLGTQTWMSNASPGSSESGLALFVTTIQLAIAGGSVLGGAAVTSFGLATDFWFSGAVAVVGAVVLVWLGQRRPSSPAMTGGTATTAGSATTAGPATTAEPATTAAIRLPGAGDPDPVCTPAP from the coding sequence ATGACATCGTCGACGGAACGCCGCGGCTGGCTCAGTGTGCTCTCGGTGGCACTCGGCTCGTTCGTGCTCGTGCTCTCGGAGTTCCTGCCCATCGGACTCCTGCCCGCCATCGCCCGCGGGCTGCACGTCGACATCGGCACCGCAGGACTCATGGTCGTCGCCACCGGACTCACCGGCGCCGTCGCCGCACCGGTGGTCACCGTCGCCACCTCCCGCGTGGACCGTCGCGTCGTCCTCGTCGCCCTCACGGCCCTCCTGGTCGTGGCCGACGCGCTCGCCGCGGTCGCGCCGTCGTTCTGGGTGCTGCTCGTGGCGCGGATGCTCCTGGGCGTCGGGATCGGCGGGTTCTGGTCGATCGGCGCCGGGATCGCCGGGAGGCTCGTGGCGCCGTCCGCCGTGATCCGCGCGACCTCGTTCATCACGGCCGGCATCTCGGTCGCGACGGTCGTGAGCCTGCCGCTCGGTGCGTTCGTCTCGTCGCTCGCCAGCTGGCGGCTGGCGTTCGTCATCGGCGGCGGCCTCGGTGTGGTGGCGCTGGGCCTCCAGGTCGCGATGTTGCCGCGGATCCCGGCGACCCAGGCCGTCCGGTTCGCGACGCTCGGCGGGCTGCTCCGGATCCCGCGCGCTCGCGTCGGTCTCATCGCCGCGGTGTTCCTGTTCGTCGCGCAGTTCGCCGCCTACACGTACGTGTCGCCGTACCTGGAACAGATGGTCCGCGTCGACGCGGACACCGTCACGATCGCCCTGCTCGTGTTCGGCATCGCGGGGATCATCGGGAACTTCGCCGCGGGGTGGACCCTGAGCCGCAGCGTGATCGGCACCATCGGCGTGGCGAAGGCCGTGCTCGCCGCCTCGGTCGTCCTGCTGCCGCTCGCGGCACAATCGGTCGTCGCGGTGTTCGTCCTGCTCGCGGTCTGGGGCTTCGTGTGGGGTGCGCTGCCGCTCGGGACGCAGACCTGGATGTCGAACGCGTCGCCCGGCTCGTCCGAGAGCGGTCTGGCGCTGTTCGTCACGACCATCCAGCTCGCCATCGCCGGCGGGTCCGTGCTCGGCGGCGCGGCCGTCACGTCGTTCGGGCTCGCGACCGACTTCTGGTTCTCGGGCGCCGTCGCGGTGGTCGGCGCCGTCGTGCTCGTCTGGCTCGGGCAGCGCCGACCGTCGAGTCCGGCCATGACCGGGGGAACGGCGACGACCGCGGGGTCGGCGACGACCGCGGGACCCGCGACGACCGCGGAACCGGCGACGACCGCCGCGATCCGCCTCCCGGGTGCCGGCGACCCGGACCCGGTGTGCACGCCGGCTCCCTGA
- a CDS encoding dihydrofolate reductase family protein — protein MRTVTSGLFTSVDGVVQDPFRFQYDSFDDELGAGMGRFINPIEKLVVSRTLGPDLAWEHSTLVEGDLLDVVRELRAGDGGDVAVCGSISVVRQLVFAGLLDELQLMIHPAVAGAGRRLFEPTDPPLRLRLLRSEVTSKGNVLNTYGPFEAVVAP, from the coding sequence ATGCGCACGGTCACGAGTGGTCTCTTCACGTCCGTGGACGGCGTCGTCCAGGACCCGTTCCGGTTCCAGTACGACTCGTTCGACGACGAACTCGGTGCCGGGATGGGCCGGTTCATCAACCCGATCGAGAAGCTCGTCGTCTCGCGCACCCTCGGACCGGATCTGGCGTGGGAGCACAGCACCCTCGTCGAGGGCGACCTGCTCGACGTCGTCCGCGAGCTCCGCGCGGGGGACGGCGGGGACGTCGCGGTCTGCGGCAGCATCTCGGTCGTCCGTCAGCTCGTGTTCGCGGGCCTGCTCGACGAACTCCAACTCATGATCCACCCCGCCGTCGCGGGCGCCGGACGCCGCCTGTTCGAACCCACCGACCCCCCGCTCCGCCTGCGGCTGCTCCGGAGCGAGGTCACGAGCAAGGGCAACGTGCTGAACACGTACGGTCCGTTCGAGGCGGTGGTGGCGCCGTGA
- a CDS encoding PHP domain-containing protein produces MRLPGDGHVHSEWSWDSGSDPASPGRMVRTCEQAVRVGLPAIVFTEHLDLEDTWRVDDGDMGPYAGALVGDDGIVHLPSFDLDGYLESIDRCRSAFPGLRILTGVEFGQPHLWGEAAATVLDTGAIDRVNGSLHMLPFGDDRTEPTTLYHHRPADEVIWAYLEEVPRMVAGSDAFAVFTHIDYAVRAWPTATAGPFDPRRFEEGFRAAMRAIAESGRALEMNTRRLWSWVPQWWSEEGGRAVTFGSDAHVPEAVAAHFPEAVLMVESFGFRAGSRPEDPWTR; encoded by the coding sequence GTGAGGCTCCCCGGGGACGGGCACGTCCACAGCGAGTGGTCCTGGGACAGCGGATCGGACCCGGCGTCGCCGGGGCGGATGGTGCGCACCTGCGAGCAGGCGGTCCGGGTCGGGCTCCCGGCCATCGTGTTCACCGAACACCTCGACCTCGAGGACACGTGGCGCGTCGACGACGGCGACATGGGACCGTACGCCGGGGCGCTCGTCGGCGACGACGGCATCGTCCACCTGCCGTCGTTCGACCTCGACGGGTACCTCGAGTCGATCGACCGGTGCCGATCCGCGTTCCCCGGACTGCGGATCCTCACCGGCGTCGAGTTCGGCCAGCCGCACCTCTGGGGGGAGGCGGCTGCCACGGTCCTCGACACCGGCGCGATCGATCGCGTGAACGGGTCGCTGCACATGCTCCCCTTCGGCGACGACCGCACCGAACCGACGACGCTGTACCACCACCGACCCGCGGACGAGGTCATATGGGCGTACCTCGAGGAGGTCCCCCGCATGGTCGCGGGGTCCGACGCCTTCGCCGTGTTCACGCACATCGACTACGCGGTGCGCGCCTGGCCGACCGCGACGGCGGGACCGTTCGACCCCCGACGCTTCGAGGAGGGCTTCCGCGCCGCGATGCGCGCCATCGCCGAGTCGGGTCGGGCCCTCGAGATGAACACCCGACGGCTCTGGTCGTGGGTGCCGCAGTGGTGGAGCGAGGAGGGCGGCCGTGCGGTGACGTTCGGCAGCGACGCACACGTCCCCGAGGCGGTCGCCGCGCACTTCCCCGAGGCCGTGCTCATGGTGGAGTCGTTCGGTTTCCGTGCCGGATCGCGGCCCGAGGACCCCTGGACGCGCTGA
- a CDS encoding sugar phosphate isomerase/epimerase family protein: protein MSAAAGTRPVTLFTGQWADLPFEEVARLAGEWGFDGLEIACWGDHLDVRRAASDPEYVAERKAVLERNGLEVRAIANHLVGQAVCDDPIDARHEDILPPHVWGDGDPEGVRQRAAREMQDTARAAAALGAHTVTGFSGSAIWKTVAGFPPVPPGMVDAGYQDFHDRFAPILDVFEEVGVRFALEVHPSEIAYDYWTAKRTLEVFADRPAFGFNFDPSHFVWQDLDPAAFLLDFADRVYHVHCKESVKQLDGRNGRLASHLPWGDPRRGWDFVTAGHGDVPWERVFRVLNAIGYDGPTSVEWEDAGMDRLVGGPEALAFVRALGRIAPPDAAFDAAFSRSR, encoded by the coding sequence GTGAGCGCCGCAGCCGGCACCCGCCCGGTCACGCTGTTCACCGGTCAGTGGGCCGACCTGCCGTTCGAGGAGGTGGCGCGCCTGGCCGGCGAGTGGGGGTTCGACGGTCTGGAGATCGCCTGCTGGGGGGACCACCTCGACGTCCGCCGCGCCGCGTCCGACCCGGAGTACGTCGCCGAGCGGAAGGCCGTGCTCGAGCGGAACGGGCTCGAGGTCCGGGCGATCGCCAACCACCTGGTCGGGCAGGCCGTGTGCGACGACCCGATCGACGCGCGGCACGAGGACATCCTGCCGCCGCACGTCTGGGGCGACGGTGACCCCGAGGGCGTCCGCCAGCGGGCTGCTCGCGAGATGCAGGACACCGCACGGGCGGCCGCGGCACTCGGTGCCCACACCGTGACCGGGTTCTCCGGGTCGGCGATCTGGAAGACCGTGGCGGGGTTCCCGCCGGTGCCCCCGGGGATGGTCGACGCCGGGTACCAGGACTTCCACGACCGGTTCGCGCCCATCCTCGACGTGTTCGAGGAGGTCGGGGTGCGGTTCGCGCTCGAGGTCCACCCGTCGGAGATCGCGTACGACTACTGGACCGCGAAGCGGACGCTCGAGGTGTTCGCCGACCGGCCCGCGTTCGGCTTCAACTTCGACCCGTCGCACTTCGTGTGGCAGGACCTGGACCCGGCCGCGTTCCTGCTCGACTTCGCCGACCGGGTGTACCACGTGCACTGCAAGGAGTCGGTCAAGCAACTCGACGGACGCAACGGTCGGTTGGCGTCGCACCTGCCGTGGGGCGATCCACGTCGCGGTTGGGACTTCGTGACCGCCGGGCACGGGGACGTGCCGTGGGAGCGGGTCTTCCGGGTGCTCAACGCGATCGGGTACGACGGCCCGACGAGCGTCGAGTGGGAGGACGCGGGCATGGACCGGCTCGTCGGGGGGCCCGAGGCGCTCGCGTTCGTCCGGGCACTCGGGCGGATCGCGCCGCCGGACGCCGCGTTCGACGCGGCGTTCTCGCGTTCGCGGTGA
- a CDS encoding Gfo/Idh/MocA family oxidoreductase, producing MTETIDADRPVRILQVGAGGMGQAWLRNVVASADVELVGIVDLVPETARAGAELVAAAGGGTVPTGAVLADMVREVRPDAVLDVTIPRAHHPVTTEALFLGLPVLGEKPVAASVAEGLSLAAAAECTGELFMVSQSRRYNDHLTHLRALTAELGDVGVVTHTFAKAPHFGGFRDVMDHPLLLDMAIHPFDAVRALLGRDPVSVYCEAFNPSWSWYRGDAAASAVFSFEDGVRFVYSGSWCAAGAETSWNGDWRVSAAGGTALWDGDAAPSAERADGSPLVVDPPTSTPPEIAGSLAEFVTALRTRRRPQGEVHENVVSLAMVEAAVESAATGLPVRIDDVLGRALTTAIADEQRDDVRERLRSWPSVREALAAPAAEVAS from the coding sequence ATGACCGAGACCATCGACGCGGACCGCCCGGTCCGCATCCTGCAGGTCGGCGCGGGCGGCATGGGGCAGGCGTGGCTCCGGAACGTCGTGGCCAGTGCCGACGTCGAGCTCGTCGGCATCGTCGACCTCGTCCCGGAGACCGCGCGCGCCGGTGCCGAGCTCGTCGCCGCCGCCGGCGGCGGGACGGTGCCGACGGGTGCCGTGCTCGCCGACATGGTCCGGGAGGTCCGTCCCGACGCGGTCCTCGACGTCACGATCCCCCGCGCCCACCATCCGGTCACCACCGAGGCGCTGTTCCTCGGTCTGCCGGTGCTCGGTGAGAAGCCCGTGGCCGCCTCGGTCGCCGAGGGCCTGTCGCTCGCCGCGGCCGCCGAGTGCACGGGCGAGCTGTTCATGGTGAGTCAGTCCCGCCGGTACAACGACCACCTGACGCACCTCCGTGCCCTCACCGCCGAGCTCGGCGACGTCGGCGTCGTGACCCACACCTTCGCGAAGGCCCCGCACTTCGGGGGGTTCCGCGACGTGATGGACCACCCGCTGCTCCTCGACATGGCGATCCACCCCTTCGACGCGGTCCGCGCCCTGCTCGGACGCGATCCCGTGTCGGTGTACTGCGAGGCGTTCAACCCCTCGTGGAGCTGGTACCGGGGCGATGCCGCGGCGAGCGCCGTGTTCTCGTTCGAGGACGGCGTGCGGTTCGTCTACTCGGGCAGCTGGTGTGCCGCCGGCGCCGAGACGTCCTGGAACGGCGACTGGCGGGTGAGTGCCGCCGGGGGCACCGCGCTCTGGGACGGCGACGCGGCGCCCTCGGCCGAGCGGGCCGACGGGTCGCCACTCGTCGTCGACCCGCCGACGAGCACCCCACCGGAGATCGCCGGGTCGCTCGCGGAGTTCGTCACCGCGCTGCGGACCCGACGCCGTCCGCAGGGCGAGGTGCACGAGAACGTCGTCAGCCTCGCCATGGTCGAGGCGGCCGTCGAGTCGGCCGCCACGGGCCTCCCGGTCCGCATCGACGACGTGCTCGGCCGCGCGCTCACCACCGCGATCGCCGACGAACAGCGGGACGACGTGCGCGAACGGCTCCGGTCGTGGCCGTCCGTCCGGGAGGCCCTGGCCGCGCCCGCGGCGGAGGTCGCCTCGTGA
- a CDS encoding ThuA domain-containing protein, whose amino-acid sequence MTDTTTPIRVVVWGENRHEQVEQHVADRYPDGMHGAIAAGITNWLGDAASVTTHVFDEPEHGLTEEVLEQTDVLTWWGHAAHAEVDDEVVDRVHRHVLAGMGLIVLHSGHWSKIFGKLMGTTCTLRWRSEHDRELVWTVNPQHPITRGIPNPIVIPEQEMYGEYFDVPTPDELVFISGFSGGEVFRSGMTYRRGFGKVFYFSPGDQDFPVYHQPDVTHVIANAVEWARPERERATPTLLRYDTDDFFNGKSYQGAIEA is encoded by the coding sequence GTGACCGACACCACCACCCCCATCCGCGTCGTCGTCTGGGGCGAGAACCGCCACGAACAGGTCGAGCAGCACGTCGCCGACCGCTACCCGGACGGCATGCACGGCGCGATCGCCGCCGGCATCACGAACTGGCTCGGCGACGCCGCGTCGGTGACGACGCACGTGTTCGACGAGCCCGAGCACGGCCTGACCGAGGAGGTCCTCGAGCAGACCGACGTGCTCACCTGGTGGGGCCACGCCGCACACGCCGAGGTCGACGACGAGGTGGTGGACCGCGTGCACCGGCACGTCCTCGCCGGGATGGGCCTCATCGTGCTGCACTCCGGCCACTGGTCCAAGATCTTCGGCAAGCTCATGGGCACCACCTGCACGCTCCGGTGGCGCAGCGAGCACGACCGCGAGCTCGTCTGGACGGTGAATCCGCAGCACCCGATCACCCGCGGCATCCCGAACCCGATCGTCATCCCCGAGCAGGAGATGTACGGCGAGTACTTCGACGTCCCCACGCCGGACGAGCTCGTGTTCATCAGCGGGTTCAGCGGCGGTGAGGTGTTCCGGAGCGGCATGACGTACCGCCGGGGCTTCGGCAAGGTGTTCTACTTCAGCCCCGGGGACCAGGACTTCCCCGTCTACCACCAGCCCGACGTGACCCACGTGATCGCGAACGCGGTCGAGTGGGCCCGTCCGGAGCGCGAGCGCGCGACGCCGACCCTGCTCCGGTACGACACGGACGACTTCTTCAACGGCAAGAGCTACCAGGGAGCGATCGAGGCATGA
- a CDS encoding carbohydrate ABC transporter permease, translating to MLFPVYWMLNISLQPAGPAIDAAWFPFHAQFSGYAHALADQGGNLVTSLLIAAGSVVLSLLIAAPASYALAQLRIRGADTILFGILIAQMIPGIVVANALYTAYNQLGLLNSVLGLVLADSTAGIPFAIIVMRAFMAGIPTSIIEAAKIDGAGNVRAFTAVVLPISVNALVTAALFTFLFTWSDFLFALTLTTTQKIRPITLGIYQYIGTYTADWSTVMATAVLASLPAIILLVIAQRFIAAGATGGAVK from the coding sequence ATGTTGTTCCCGGTCTACTGGATGCTCAACATCTCGCTCCAGCCCGCCGGACCCGCGATCGACGCCGCGTGGTTCCCGTTCCACGCTCAGTTCTCCGGGTACGCGCACGCGCTCGCCGACCAGGGCGGGAACCTCGTGACGAGCCTGCTCATCGCGGCGGGGAGCGTCGTCCTCAGCCTGCTCATCGCCGCCCCGGCCTCGTACGCGCTGGCGCAGCTCCGGATCCGGGGCGCGGACACGATCCTCTTCGGGATCCTCATCGCGCAGATGATCCCCGGGATCGTCGTCGCGAACGCCCTCTACACCGCCTACAACCAGCTCGGGCTCCTCAACTCGGTGCTCGGCCTGGTGCTCGCGGACTCGACCGCGGGGATCCCGTTCGCGATCATCGTCATGCGCGCGTTCATGGCCGGGATCCCGACGTCGATCATCGAGGCGGCGAAGATCGACGGCGCCGGCAACGTCCGGGCGTTCACCGCGGTCGTGCTGCCCATCAGCGTGAACGCGCTCGTCACCGCGGCGCTGTTCACCTTCCTGTTCACGTGGAGCGACTTCCTGTTCGCCCTGACGCTGACGACCACCCAGAAGATCCGGCCGATCACCCTCGGCATCTACCAGTACATCGGCACGTACACCGCCGACTGGAGCACGGTCATGGCGACCGCGGTCCTGGCCTCCCTGCCCGCGATCATCCTGCTCGTCATCGCGCAGCGGTTCATCGCGGCGGGCGCCACCGGCGGTGCGGTCAAGTGA
- a CDS encoding sugar ABC transporter permease has protein sequence MTVDTAGVRSRATGTGGGSERDRRPAPGPRRGAGSLRRERVFRLLFLAPAVVYMLLFFGYPVVKNIVMSFQDYTTTTFFTGSAPFIGLRNYVSVISAHYFGTALLNTALFTVISIVGQFVLGLLIALFFKRSFPLNGLLRSLLLLPWLLPLIVSSAVWKWILDQDSGVLNQVLQGLHVVAGPVPWLTSTSIALLTVIGVNIWIGIPFNTTILYSGLQDIPEELYEAGSLDGATGWKAFRHITWPMLRPVVSVVLVLGVVYTIKVLDIILGLTNGGPANSTQTIATQSYQLSFQQFSFGKGAALSDILIVISAVFAVVYLRATRRAIDE, from the coding sequence ATGACGGTCGACACCGCCGGCGTGCGGAGCCGGGCGACGGGGACGGGGGGCGGCTCCGAGCGGGACCGTCGCCCCGCCCCGGGGCCCCGGCGCGGCGCCGGGAGCCTCCGCCGCGAACGGGTGTTCCGGCTGCTGTTCCTCGCACCCGCCGTGGTCTACATGCTGTTGTTCTTCGGCTACCCCGTGGTCAAGAACATCGTCATGAGCTTCCAGGACTACACGACGACGACGTTCTTCACCGGGAGCGCCCCGTTCATCGGGCTCCGCAACTACGTGAGCGTCATCAGCGCGCACTACTTCGGCACCGCGCTGCTCAACACCGCCCTGTTCACGGTGATCTCCATCGTCGGTCAGTTCGTGCTCGGGCTCCTCATCGCGCTGTTCTTCAAGCGGTCGTTCCCGCTGAACGGTCTGCTCCGGTCGCTCCTGCTCCTGCCGTGGCTCCTGCCCCTCATCGTCTCGAGCGCGGTGTGGAAGTGGATCCTCGACCAGGACAGCGGCGTGCTCAACCAGGTGTTGCAGGGCCTGCACGTCGTCGCGGGGCCGGTCCCCTGGTTGACGAGCACGTCCATCGCGCTGCTCACGGTGATCGGCGTGAACATCTGGATCGGGATCCCGTTCAACACGACGATCCTGTACAGCGGTCTCCAGGACATCCCCGAGGAGCTGTACGAAGCCGGCTCCCTCGACGGTGCCACGGGCTGGAAGGCGTTCCGGCACATCACCTGGCCGATGCTCCGTCCGGTCGTCAGCGTCGTGCTCGTGCTCGGCGTCGTGTACACGATCAAGGTGCTCGACATCATCCTCGGGCTCACGAACGGCGGCCCGGCCAACTCCACCCAGACGATCGCCACCCAGTCGTACCAGCTGTCGTTCCAGCAGTTCAGCTTCGGCAAGGGCGCAGCGCTCAGCGACATCCTCATCGTCATCTCGGCGGTGTTCGCGGTCGTCTACCTGCGCGCCACGAGGAGGGCGATCGATGAGTGA
- a CDS encoding sugar ABC transporter substrate-binding protein — MKRSSSTSVPTRARRRATLVGAAAIATTIPLVLGGCATGSSPAASSVKSISVLDYYNQGNDKVVIGKTLKQCGKQIGVTINRNVVPGANLVQKVLQQASSRTLPDVLMLDNPDLQQIAASGALAPLKDYGISSKGYAKGVVSAGTYKGKLYGLAPTVNTIALMYNKKDLSDAGVQVPTTWAELKTAAAKLTSGSQYGLAFDANATYEGSWQFLPFMWSNGGDEKHLDTKGTQGALQLWTDMVKSGSVSKGALNWTQADVNDQFIAGKTAMMINGPWQIPALKASGIDYGIAKIPVPKAGDDSVAPLGGEVWTVPQTGDSAKQKVAAKVVKCLNSAKNQLSMAKQRYTIPSRTAVAKRFGQQVPSEQVFVDMVATARARTGELGAKWPAAATKIYTAIQSALTGQSSPADALKDAANS, encoded by the coding sequence ATGAAGCGCAGCAGCAGCACATCCGTCCCCACCCGGGCGCGACGACGAGCCACCCTCGTCGGAGCGGCCGCCATCGCCACCACCATCCCGCTCGTCCTCGGCGGCTGTGCCACCGGCTCGAGCCCCGCCGCGAGCAGTGTGAAGAGCATCAGCGTGCTCGACTACTACAACCAAGGCAACGACAAGGTCGTCATCGGCAAGACGCTCAAGCAGTGCGGCAAGCAGATCGGCGTCACGATCAACCGCAACGTCGTGCCGGGTGCGAACCTCGTCCAGAAGGTCCTGCAGCAGGCGTCGTCGAGGACGCTGCCGGACGTGCTCATGCTCGACAACCCCGACCTGCAGCAGATCGCGGCGAGCGGTGCCCTCGCCCCGCTCAAGGACTACGGGATCTCGTCCAAGGGGTACGCCAAGGGCGTCGTGTCGGCCGGCACGTACAAGGGGAAGCTCTACGGGCTCGCCCCCACCGTGAACACGATCGCGCTCATGTACAACAAGAAGGACCTCAGCGACGCGGGCGTCCAGGTCCCCACCACGTGGGCCGAGCTGAAGACCGCCGCCGCCAAGCTGACGTCGGGGTCGCAGTACGGTCTGGCGTTCGACGCCAACGCCACGTACGAGGGCTCGTGGCAGTTCCTGCCGTTCATGTGGTCGAACGGCGGTGACGAGAAGCACCTCGACACCAAGGGCACCCAGGGCGCGTTGCAGCTCTGGACCGACATGGTCAAGAGCGGCTCGGTGTCGAAGGGCGCGCTCAACTGGACCCAGGCCGACGTGAACGACCAGTTCATCGCGGGTAAGACCGCGATGATGATCAACGGCCCGTGGCAGATCCCGGCCCTCAAGGCGAGCGGCATCGACTACGGCATCGCGAAGATCCCGGTGCCGAAGGCCGGCGACGACTCGGTCGCTCCGCTCGGCGGCGAGGTCTGGACCGTGCCGCAGACCGGTGACAGCGCCAAGCAGAAGGTCGCGGCGAAGGTCGTCAAGTGCCTCAACAGCGCGAAGAACCAGCTGTCCATGGCGAAGCAGCGGTACACGATCCCGTCGCGCACCGCGGTGGCGAAGCGGTTCGGCCAGCAGGTGCCGTCGGAGCAGGTGTTCGTCGACATGGTCGCGACGGCCCGGGCCCGCACGGGTGAGCTCGGCGCGAAGTGGCCGGCCGCCGCGACGAAGATCTACACCGCGATCCAGTCGGCGCTCACCGGGCAGTCGTCGCCCGCGGACGCGCTCAAGGACGCGGCGAACAGCTGA